Part of the Palaemon carinicauda isolate YSFRI2023 unplaced genomic scaffold, ASM3689809v2 scaffold144, whole genome shotgun sequence genome, GGCACCTTCTGTTCCAGGTGTGATGAGAGAGAGCACAGTTGGGAAGAGTTCCTTTCCCCTCTTTGTGGGCATTGATGCATATGTGGCTCGGGTGATGTTTGCTACAGATACTGCAAATGTTGGGGCCTCTAAAGTCTTTGTGATAGTGCCCATAACACTGGCAGGAATAACACTGAAGCAGCACCGATGTACAATCCTGGATTGGAAAGGTTCCCCATATTCCAAGGTTGAGAGTAGGTGGGATTTGACCTATGAAGGTGGCGATAACTTTGTTTGATGGAGCCTTGGGTTTATTCTAGCAGCATCTGCATCTGCAATGTAGCTGAGGGAggtgtcagacttgttttttctacacctgtccacctgatgaagaaacagtacaagtgaatcttcaccaggtaacaaagcatgctagaccaagtcagacttcttccctatgctgcttttgtcactgctgctgctgctgctgctgctgctgctgctcctggtcactttcctcctactactgttgctgctcgtcctccttctgctgctgctgctgataagaaGTCAGacctgttctttctgcatttgtccacctgatgaagaaacagtacaagtgaatcttcaccaggtaacaaagcatgctagaccaagtcagacttcttccctatgctgcttttgtcactgctgctgctgctgctgctgctgctgctgctcctggtcactttcctcctactactgttgctgctcgtcctccttctgctgctgctgctgataagaaGTCAGacctgttctttctgcatttgtccacctgatgaagaaacagtacaagtgaatcttcatcaggtaacaaagcatgctagaccaagtcagacttcttccctatgctgcttttgtcactgctgctgctgctgctgctactgctgctgctcctgGTCACTTTCctcctactactgttgctgctcgtcctccttctgctgctgctgctgataagaaGTCAGacctgttctttctgcatttgtccacctgatgaagaaacagtacaagtgaatcttcatcaggtaacaaagcatgctagaccaagtcagacttcttccctatgctgcttttgtcactgctgctgctgctgctgctgctgctgctactcctgGTCACTTTCctcctactactgttgctgctcgtcctccttctgctgctgctgctgataagaaGTCAGacctgttctttctgcatttgtccacctgatgaagaaacagtacaagtgaatcttcatcaggtaacaaagcatgctagaccaagtcagacttcttccctatgctgcttttgtcactgctgctgctgctgctgctgctgctgctgctgctcctggtcactttcctcctactactgttgctgctcgtcctccttctgctgctgctgctgataagaaGTCAGacctgttctttctgcatttgtccacctgatgaagaaacagtacaagtgaatcttcatcaggtaacaaagcatgctagaccaagtcagacttcttccctatgctgcttttgtcactgctgctgctgctgctgctgctgctgctgctcctggtcactttcctcctactactgttgctgctcgtcctccttctgctgctgctgctgataagaaGTCAGacctgttctttctgcatttgtccacctgatgaagaaacagtacaagtgaatcttcatcaggtaacaaagcatgctagaccaagtcagacttcttccctatgctgcttttgtcactgctgctgctgctgctgctgctgctcctggtcactttcctcctactactgttgctgctcgtcctatttctgctgctgctgctgataagaaGTCAGacctgttctttctgcatttgtccacctgatgaagaaacagtacaagtgaatcttcatcaggtaacaaagcatgctagaccaagtcagacttcttccctatgctgcttttgtcactgctgctgctgctgctgctgctgctcctggtcactttcctcctactactgttgctgctcgtcctccttctgctgctgctgctgataagaaGTCAGacctgttctttctgcatttgtccacctgatgaagaaacagtacaagtgaatcttcatcaggtaacaaagcatgctagaccaagtcagacttcttccctatgctgcttttgtcactgctgctgctgctgctgctgctgctcctggtcactttcctcctactactgttgctgctcgtcctccttctgctgctgctgctgataagaaGTCAGacctgttctttctgcatttgtccacctgatgaagaaacagtacaagtgaatcttcatcaggtaacaaagcatgctagaccaagtcagacttcttccctatgctgcttttgtcactgctgctgctgctgctgctgctgctcctggtcactttcctcctactactgttgctgctcgtcctccttctgctgctgctgctgataagaaGTCAGacctgttctttctgcatttgtccacctgatgaagaaacagtacaagtgaatcttcatcaggtaacaaagcatgctagaccaagtcagacttcttccctatgctgcttttgtcactgctgctgctgctgctgctgctgctgctactcctgGTCACTTTCctcctactactgttgctgctcgtcctccttctgctgctgctgctgataagaaGTCAGacctgttctttctgcatttgtccacctgatgaagaaacagtacaagtgaatcttcatcaggtaacaaagcatgctagaccaagtcagacttcttccctatgctgcttttgtcactgctgctgctgctcctggtcactttcctcctactactgttgctgctcgtcctccttctgctgctgctgctgataagaaGTCAGacctgttctttctgcatttgtccacctgatgaagaaacagtacaagtgaatcttcatcaggtaacaaagcatgctagaccaagtcagacttcttccctatgctgcttttgtcactgctgctgctgctgctgctgctgctcctggtcactttcctcctactactgttgctgctcgtcctccttctgctgctgctgctgataagaaGTCAGacctgttctttctgcatttgtccacctgatgaagaaacagtacaagtgaatcttcatcaggtaacaaagcatgctagaccaagtcagacttcttccctatgctgcttttgtcactgctgctgctgctgctgctgctgctgctactcctgGTCACTTTCctcctactactgttgctgctcgtcctccttctgctgctgctgctgataagaaGTCAGacctgttctttctgcatttgtccacctgatgaagaaacagtacaagtgaatcttcatcaggtaacaaagcatgctagaccaagtcagacttcttccctatgctgcttttgtcactgctgctgctgctgctgctgctgctgctgctgctcctggtcactttcctcctactactgttgctgctcgtcctccttctgctgctgctgctgataagaaGTCAGacctgttctttctgcatttgtccacctgatgaagaaacagtacaagtgaatcttcatcaggtaacaaagcatgctagaccaagtcagacttcttccctatgctgcttttgtcactgctgctgctgctgctgctgctgctgctgctactcctgGTCACTTTCctcctactactgttgctgctcgtcctccttctgctgctgctgctgataagaaGTCAGacctgttctttctgcatttgtccacctgatgaagaaacagtacaagtgaatcttcatcaggtaacaaagcatgctagaccaagtcagacttcttccctatgctgcttttgtcactgctgctgctgctgctgctgctgctgctgctcctggtcACTTTCCTCCTACTACcgttgctgctcgtcctccttctgctgctgctgctgataagaaGTCAGacctgttctttctgcatttgtccacctgatgaagaaatagtacaagtgaatcttcatcaggtaacaaagcatgctagaccaagtcagacttcttccctatgCTGCTTTTGtcactgctgctactgctgctgctgctgctgctgctcctggtcactttcctcctactactgttgctgctcgtcctccttctgctgctgctgctgataagaaGTCAGacctgttctttctgcatttgtccacctgatgaagaaacagtacaagtgaatcttcatcaggtaacaaagcatgctagaccaagtcagacttcttccctatgctgcttttgtcactgctgctgctgctgctgctcctggtcactttcctcctactactgttgctgctcgtcctccttctgctgctgctgctgataagaaGTCAGacctgttctttctgcatttgtccacctgatgaagaaacagtacaagtgaatcttcatcaggtaacaaagcatgctagaccaagtcagacttcttccctatgctgcttttgtcactgctgctgctgctgctgctgctgctcctggtcactttcctcctactactgttgctgctcgtcctccttctgctgctgctgctgataagaaGTCAGacctgttctttctgcatttgtccacctgatgaagaaacagtacaagtgaatcttcatcaggtaacaaagcatgctagaccaagtcagacttcttccctatgctgcttttgtcactgctgctgctgctgctgctgctgctgctgctcctggtcactttcctcctactactgttgctgctcgtcctccttctgctGATAAGAAGTCAGacctgttctttctgcatttgtccacctgatgaagaaacagtacaagtgaatcttcatcaggtaacaaagcatgctagaccaagtcagacttcttccctatgctgcttttgtcactgctgctgctgctgctgctgctgctgctgctgctgctcctggtcactttcctcctactactgttgctgctcgtcctccttctgctgctgctgctgataagaaGTCAGacctgttctttctgcatttgtccacctgatgaagaaacagtacaagtgaatcttcatcaggtaacaaagcatgctagaccaagtcagacttcttccctatgctgcttttgtcactgctgctgctgctcctggtcactttcctcctactactgttgctgctcgtcctccttctgctgctgctgctgataagaaGTCAGacctgttctttctgcatttgtccacctgatgaagaaacagtacaagtgaatcttcatcaggtaacaaagcatgctagaccaagccagacttcttccctatgctgcttttgtcactgctgctgctgctgctgctgctgctgctgctcctggtcactttcctcctactactgttgctgctcgtcctccttctgctGATAAGAAGTCAGacctgttctttctgcatttgtccacctgatgaagaaacagtacaagtgaatcttcatcaggtaacaaagcatgctagaccaagtcagacttcttccctatgctgcttttgtcactgctgctgctgctgctgctgctgctgctgctcctggtcactttcctcctactactgttgctgctcgtcctccttctgctgctgctgctgataagaaGTCAGACCTGTTCTTTCTGtgtttgtccacctgatgaagaaacagtacaagtgaatcttcatcaggtaacaaagcatgctagaccatgtcagacttcttccctctgctgtttTTTtccctgctgctgctgctcctgctgctcctgctcctgctcctgctcctgctcctgctcctcctcctcctcctcttctgccACTACGAAGACatgtccttgttgttgttgttgttgttgcaattcaTCATTATCAGGTTTTCTCTTTTAGATTTGGGATTTTTCATAGTTTTAACTTTCATTCACAATCTCTTTTTATATATTGAATTACAAATTTCAAGTAGGATTGTAAAACGCTGAATTTATCCTATTcctcacttttcttttcttttatttaccgaatttttacttttattcttccCCTCATATTCGTCTTCGATCCTCAAATACCCTCTTCTCTTTTTGAAGATTCCTGGCCTTCCGTCGTCCTTCCGACCCAGTCGTTAGGAACTGAATTCTCCGGCTCCGGGCTACTTGAATATGTTCATTCTTCTTGTTCAGGTtcaaggttcaggttcaggttcaggtcgaGGCTTCGCCTTTGTATCGGCGCTTCTTTTGTCATTTAGTTTCGTGTGTTCCTTACTTTCAATAGGTTTTCTCTTTTCGCTCACTTTTGATGcaatatacttttcttattttcaatattttcttcacagaaAAAGCAATTTCCCAACTGTTGGTGCACTATCTTCTACATATggttgctctatatatatatatatatatatatatatatatatatatatatatatatatatatatatatatatatatatatttatatatatttatatatttatatatataaatgtatatatatatatatatgtttatacatatatatatatatatatatatatatatatatatttatatatatatatatatatatatatatatatatatatatatatatatatatatacatatatatttatatatatacatatatatataaatatatatatatatatatatatatatatatatatatatatatatatatatgtatatatatgtatatatacatatatatatatatatatatatatatatatatatatatatatatatataaatatatatatatacatatatatatatatatatatatatatatatatatatatatatatatatgtatatatatatatatatatatatatatatatatatatatatatatatatattggtaaaataaTAATTGcgaaaataatgtaaaatgataaAGAGTAATTGTATCTTCACAGtataataaaagataatgaaaaaccTAGAATAATAATTACGAAAAGTAAAacgataaaatgtaattgtattatcacagtataataaaagataaagaaatctAACTATATCACCACTCACACATCCCTGTTACTACTATATTATCATAGCAATAAAAACCGTAGTCTTCATTCTCTTTAACCACATATCATCTCAGTAGGAAGAAGACAGCATCAGTCATGGATAATTCCAATCATTTTGCCATGATGAACCCTTGCGCCTAGCTGGTTACTCACTGGACAGCTATAAAAAACGCACCCGGGCCTGTTCACACATGGTCAACTCAGAGAGTGACGTCACGGAGTTGCACTTTTCGGCTAGAAGTCTGGATTTGTGGTATTCGGATGAATTTTCATTTTAAATGGTCGTGGTTTATTCGTGTTTatgtgaataatgataataatgattgtaataataataataatgataataataataataataatggtactgataatatgataatgataataataacaataataataatgataataataataatatttattattattattattattattattattattattattattaatattgtttttgctattaatattatcattattagtattattattaatattagaattattattattatcaatattatcattattatcactattaatattatccttattactattattatcaataatattaaaattattaatattatcattattattatcatcattattattattattattattagagttctcttgcttgagggtacactcgggcacactattctctcttgtttctcttcctcttgttttgttaaagtttttatagcttatataggaaatatttattttaatgtgacttttattaaaacattttatttttccttgtttcctttcctcactaggctgtattccctgttggagcccctgggcttatagcatcctacttttacaactagggttgtagcttagcaaataataataataataataataatgataataataataataataataatgataataataataataggcaattaATGAGGCCTAACCCAAACCTCCAAAAGACAGTTGAactttttataactatttttaaaTTACAATcgttcagtttttatttatttttataggaaTAAAAGGAAGACGAATGTAATATTAGGCTTCTATCATCACTGCAatatgaataagaattttaatagaaaaCTTATTTTAAAAAAGGAACAAGTTGAAAATAATTGATAACTACGCAAGATACAAAGTTAGGTACCGATTgcaaaatattattcattatacatttttttatctttttttttattatgaattcaaGATCGTTTTTTTTCCGTTTCATTACATCGGTTGCAAATTATTCATTATaagttttttaatcttttttttttttttcgaattacaaATTCAAGATCACTGATTTTTCGTCTCATTACATCTGTTACAGAATATTCATTACAGATTTCTTAatcctttcctgtttttttttttttttttttttttttttttttgaattacaaattcaagatcACTGTTTTTTCATTTCATCTCATGTTTCAAAATATTCATTATAGATTTTTTAATccctccctgttttttttttcttttttttttaagttcaagaTCACTGATTTTCCGTTTCATTTCATgtttcaaaattttcattatagtatttttcttttttttttttttcttttttattagatcACTGTTTTTCCGTTTCATGACATCTGTTGCAAAATATTCATTATAGGTTTTTTAATcctttcctgtttttatttttttatttttttatttttttttttttacaaattcaaaaTCACTGATTTTCTGTTTCATTTCATCTGCTGCAAAATATTCATTATAGATTTTTTAATCCTTTCCTGATTTTTTTCCCCTGAATTACATTTCATCTGTGATTCAAGACTTTTTCCTTTTAAAACCAAAATATTCATCAATAACAAGTTGTataaatgtacagttggcttcattgattccggtacactgacgtctccttagctccctgtaaagtgtaccggaattaatgaagccaactgtacgtgatAGGAAGGTcagttttgaaaaataaataggtgataatgataatactaagtaGTTCAAGAAGAAAGCTATTTAATGTTGTAAATAATctataaaatgattttaaaatttgtaAGAAGTTCAAAACATAGTGAATAGACTGTTGGGTTCGTTTGGTAACAGACTGGTGATACTGTTCTCTTCAAAAGGTGGTTTCATTCACTATTCAATAGCTAAAAGTAAGTAAGAGTGGCCATCatgttgttttattttctatagtaCTGCCTAGAGTAGAGAAAACtgcttaatgttaaaaaaaaagatataatgattCATAGTTTATCTAGAGCACCTCCCAGAGTTAGAGAATAGTgcttaatgttaaaagaaaagatatcACTATAGTTTATCTTACCATTTCTTTTACATCGCCAatatattaaaagaaagataattatctctgctgattccattttaattatatttctttgttATAGAAAAGTTGgaggaaaagattataaaaaaaaaaggtgccaCGAAAAAGGTTGATTCCATTAACGACCCGAGTACGTGATTTAAAAACACTTTCAATTGAACACGGGAAATATCAGGGTACCAACTGTGACATCGTGATTTAGAAGCACCTTCAATTAAAGACTGGAAATAGGGTACAAACTGTGACATCGTGAAAGGCACGTAGTACTATATACTGTTCTGCCAACTTTTTGGAAAAGAGAAAGTGACCGTGACATTTTTTTCATCTAGGGAATGACGTATAAATTTCTCGGGGTCAACTGCCTTGTTTTCAAAACCGTAATATtggtggtaataatgataatactaaaatagGCGGTCTTAGACATAGCATACCAGTGAATGAAATCAATTAGGTTTGCGATGCaacatttcctttgcctacacatacaattaaaagtctggcctaatcttttcacattctcctctgtcctcatacacctgataacactgagattaccaaacaattcttcttcacccaaggggttaactactgcactgtaattgttcagtgactactttcctcttggtaaaggtagaagagactctttagctatggcaagcagctcttctaggagaaagacactccaaaatcaaatccttgttctctagtcttgggtagtggcatagcctctgtaccatggtcttccactgtcttgggttagagttctcttgtttgaggatacacttaggcatGCTATTTTATcggttacttatttcctttccttactggctagcttccctgttggagcctttgtgcttatagcatccttcttttccaactaggtttgtagtttagctaataataataataataataataataataataataatgttattaattatattaataatgataataatattattattattaataataataataatgataacaattataatattattaataataacaacaacaacaataataataataataataatggtaataataatagtgacaataataataataataataataataatattattaataataataatgataataataataataataataataataataataacaataacaaccacaataataataataataataataataataataataataataataataataataataataattgtcaccaATAGAAGAaacacttttgtaaaaaaaaaaaaaaaaaaaaaaaaaaaaaacacaagacccCTACAAATGAACAAGGAACGAAGACCTCATGAACACACATCGCCTAGACGCCTTTAGCATTCAGGTCATCAAATTGCTCACCATTCCAGTATGTCCCTTTACGAGTCATTCAGCCTTCAGCGAAAAGTACATGTGAATCAGTGCCAGGAATATTGATTATGAAGCCAgtgtaaatattattttcatcGCAGTCTcaatttatattcttttaataagGAATATGACTCATTCTTAAgattttcaggtattttgtaatgaCAATTTTCTTCTTGATTATCTGTATATTCTACTCtgcgatatttttttttacgtttcagtCAATCGAATCTGCCTTTGTACTTCCTTCTTTGCTATTTgtagtttattgttgttgttggtgttgttgttgttgttgttgttattattattattattattattattattattattatgaacatacAATGATTCAGAattttggtcattattattattattattattgttccatttcagtctatcatcatctcctcctacgcctattgacgcaaagggcctcggttagatttcgctattcgtctctatcttgagctatattcaatacttctccattcatatcctacttcgcgctttatggtcctaagccatgtagtcctgggtcttccaattcttctagtaccttttggagcccagttaaaattttggggaactaatctctcttggggagtgcgaagagcatgcccaaaccatctccatctacccctcatcatgatctcatccacttatggtactcgagtaatctctcttttatgtCAGTATATAGTAGGCCTAATTAATTAGCATTGATAACTAATTACAATAGTCTCCCTGGACTACCAATACTTATCTTCACGGTGACAGGACCCAAATTATGTagcaagaaagtagactgaggtggtatgatcatgtcatgagaagagatgaacagtatattgggaggagagtgatggaaatggaggtacagggaacgagaaggagagggagaccaaagcgaaggtgga contains:
- the LOC137635587 gene encoding repetin-like encodes the protein MKIHLYCFFIRWTNTERTGLTSYQQQQQKEDEQQQWTNAERTGLTSYQQQQQKEDEQQQWTNAERTGLTSYQQQQQKEDEQQQWTNAERTGLTSYQQQQQKEDEQQQWTNAERTGLTSYQQQQQKEDEQQQWTNAERTGLTSYQQQQQKEDEQQQWTNAERTGLTSYQQQQQKEDEQQRWTNAERTGLTSYQQQQQKEDEQQQWTNAERTGLTSYQQQQQKEDEQQQWTNAERTGLTSYQQQQQKEDEQQQWTNAERTGLTSYQQQQQKEDEQQQWTNAERTGLTSYQQQQQKEDEQQQWTNAERTGLTSYQQQQQKEDEQQQWTNAERTGLTSYQQQQQKEDEQQQWTNAERTGLTSYQQQQQKEDEQQQWTNAERTGLTSYQQQQQKEDEQQQWTNAERTGLTSYQQQQQKEDEQQQWTNAERTGLTSYQQQQQKEDEQQQWTNAERTGLTSYQQQQQKEDEQQQWTNAERTGLTSYQQQQQKEDEQQQWTNAERTGLTSYQQQQQKEDEQQQWTNAERTGLTSYQQQQQKEDEQQQ